CCAGGCCCTGGAGGGCAGATATGAGCCCCAGACAAAAGCCCCTCTCCCACCTCCAGGAGCTTCTGTTCTCACAGAGGCCAGAGTACAAGTACCTGGTCCTAAAGCGTCGGAGATGTTAGGTGGTGATAAGTCTGAAGGGGGAAAATAAAacggaaaagggaagggagaggcagTGGTGATGGAGATTAACTAGGGAGATCCTCTGAGTAGTGACATTTGAACAGGCTGAAGGtggcaaacaaataaatgaatgagtggcTCGATTCCTGGAGGTCAGGTGGAGGTTTGGAGAGTTTAGGTGACCTGACCTGGTGATGTGTTCTGGAAGTGTCCATTCCACCCATGGAAACCACCCCTGGTGGTGTTGAGGTCCTTAGGAACTCTCGAGACCGTGGCCTAAGGCACGTTTTTATGCAAAACATCCTTACAACTTCTCCTTTTCAAGTGTCCCCAAAAGGGGACTGAAGGAAACTGTTCATCTCACTCGGCCTataaggtgaaaataaaattctttccaCGTTTCTGACATCGCTGTCATCACAGATGGCCATTTAGAAGTGGAAGTGGAAGTGGACGATTGTCCCAGCAGATTCTCAGAACCCGGTGTCTGGAAGAACAGAACTTTTTGAAGGCTGATTCAGAGGTGTCCAGCAGAGCACACCTGTGCTGTCCACCTGGAAAACTGAACCCCAAATCCCACGGTGCCTCAGTTGGCAAGCTCTGGGCCTCGGCTCCCcggggaggtggaggtggaggccTGGAGGTGACATGAGTTGTCTAGGACAGAATGACTTGGAAGGTGCCACGTGAAAGCCACGTTGGGACCCACACAGGGTGTGGCGCAGAGGAGACAGGAAACATGTTGAGGAAATAAATTCCATCtgagggacaggaggagaaggagcaggagacaAGGCAGGACAGATGGCGCTGGAGGTTTGAGCAGGGGCTGCCAGGCTGGCGTCCAGGGCCAACACGGGGAGTTTGGAACCTGGGAGTCTTGGGCCTTTGGAGGGTTTTGGCCTCCAGTTAATGACGGTGCCTTCCTGGGGCCAAGAGAATTGGGAGGTTGGGGGCACACCAATGAGGAAGCCATCGGAGATCCAGGTAAGTGGGTGCAGCTCAGGGGACTCGCAGTGGGCAGAGAGCGGGGCAGCTCTGTGCCCTGCCAGGGTACAGGATGGGGGCGTGGTAGAGGGCTGGCTCTAGCCTGGATATGCAGAAGGTGGCAGCTTCCTCTGGCATGAGGAGCCTGGAGGGGGATGGGGCTCACGCCGGCCCCGCTGCAGGCTGACGTCCCCTCCTGGCCCACCGCTTCTCCCCCAGCAGTACGAGACCCTGGAGAAACACAACCACACCCTGCGGAAGGAGATCCAGGCCCTGCAGGCTGAGTTAGGATGGTGGACTCGCACTCTGCAGCTGCATGAGTGTGTGTGCCGCCTGGACTGTGGCTCCCGCCCAGCGCCGGAGCCTGCTGGCTGCTGGGCTTGGCCCCAGCAGCCCCTGGGACAATCCACTGCCCGTGGGCAACATGGCTGCCTGAAGCAGAAGGGCCTGATGCAGACTCCAGCCTCCTCTTCCCCAGCTCAGCAACTTTCTCCAGGTCCACACTCTCAGGATTCCCCTGGCCTTCTCCCACCCCTTCTGCCTTTGCTGTCCCTTGGCCCTGACATGGGGACAGCACACCCTGCCCAACTGTCCCTCAGGCCTGACCTGTCTGCCCCACCTGCTGGCTCTGGCCCGTTGGAGACTTCCTCCAAGCTCGGTGCCCTCCTGCCCAGCCCTCCAGCCCAGCCTGCccctccacagcccctggggCCGGAGCACCCCATCACGGGGGGACTGGAGTCCTCTCCCCACAACCCTTCAGCTGCTCCAGGGCCTGCGTGTCTGCAGAGGAGGGAGCCTGTTCTCTCAGCCCCAGACTGGCAAGGGCCTGCAGGGGGGCCCGGCCCTCAGCCCCTCCTGgccttccccctcctctcctctgcccAAGTCCACTTCTAACCTGCTCCCAGGAATGGAGCTGCCTCCTCCTTAGGCCCaggaagcagcctcagcaaccagGTGCCTCCTTTGCTGCTGCTGGAAGGTTTCCTTGTTGGTTGACCAGCTGGGCCAGGATTTCCCTGGGGAAAAGGAAGCCATCGCTGCAGCAGCGGGGGCTGCTGCAGCCCCTGCCACCACCAATATGTCATTCCAACCTCCCAGTCACCTATGAAACAGAGACTACCATTCCACTGTTCCAAACAAGGAAACAGAGACTCAGAGAAGTCAAGCGACATGTTGAACATTACACAGCCTGtcttaatttgttatttttatttttattagtttctcaCGCAGCCTTTCTTGAGACTTGAAACACTCTCATTTGCTGTCCTGGTAAGATCCCGGACCAGGGCCCACGGGTCTGAAGTCCTGAAAACTGAGGGCTGGTATAAGGAGGTTCACTGCTGGGAGCAGAGAGGGCTCTCCCCTCTGCTGTCCAGTTCCCCTGGCAAAAACCCAGCTGTCCCAGAAACGCGGCCCTGGCTGGGGACAATCCAGAGTTCACAGTGGGCGAGGAGAAGCCCAGAAGCCCAGGAGAAACCACTGTGAGCTGGAGCCGATGGAGGCCTGGAGCGGCCCCTCTGGGACTTCCAGAGGCTGGTACCCACAGCCATTCTGAGGCCTGGGGGAGACTCCGCAGGGCCAGCTCTCCTGGCTAATCCCAGGTAGCTCCCCGCCTCCCCTTCCCCAAGGCCTGGCCGCTGGACCTCAGTGATCCATTCATCTTCCGCCCCAAGAGCAGGAAGAGAGACTGAGGGAAGTATCGGGGCCGGCGCTGCACTCGAACCTAGCAGCAGCGGGGCTGGTGTCTTCTCTGGCAGCACCAGGACCCTGCGCACCCCCAGGCCCGGTTACCCTCAGACCCCCTGAAGCAGCTTCCTCCTGGCTCTTGGGAAGGGGCTGATGTCAGCACAGAGCAGGAGCCTGAGACCAGGCTCAGCTGGGGTGTCTGCTCGGAGAGGGCAATCAGATTAGGTGAGAGGGGGTGTCCCTCGCGCTCCAGGACAAGCACGCGGAGACGACTCTTCACCCAGACTCTCACACATGTAGCTGAGACACTATGTCAGTATTTAACACACTCCCAGGTGCTGGGCACAAGTCTTGGCACATATGATGGCAAATAAATTCAAAAGTgtttccccactccttttttgCTTAGGCTAGTTGTTTAAAGCTCTGGGTGTGGTCTATGCTGCGGAAAGTAAAAGGTCCTTTGGAAGAAGAAGGAATGGTCTAGAATCTTAGAGGTGGGAGATCCCCCATGAACCCCCAATCTGATCTTCCTCTCATActacaggtgaggaaacaggcCCAGAGATGAGATGGACTTGCTCAAGTGCATTGGTGTTTCTGAGCAGACAGGACCAATAGGGTGtgcatatacgtgtgtgtgtgtgtgtgtgtgtgtgtatgtatttatgtgcatataaacacacatatccATGGTGGGGGGAGTAGTTTAAGATATTCAAAATCTGCAGGGTGGGCTGGTAGGCTGGAGACACAAGAAAGAACTGGTGTTGCAGTTCAGGTTCAAGGGCCTCTGCTGCAGAATTCACTCGTTTGGGAAGATCAGccttttttgttctatttaggCCTTCGACTGATTGATTGAGGCCCACCCACCTCCATGGAGGGCCGTCTGCTTTACTCATCATAATGTCATTCTCATCCAAAAATATACTCAGCAGAAATACAGAGTAATGTTTGAGCACCTGTCTGGGTACCATGACTCAGCCAAGATGATGTAAAATTAACTATCACACCAGGATCACGTAGCAAAGGCAGGCGTCAGGGTGACGGAGGGCAGCTGAGCTGGAGTCAGCAGAGTGGGTTCAGGGAGAATTAGAGGGCAGGTGGGAAGCCAAGATGCTGTTGATTGGAGGTGGGCTTACATCTGGGACAAGAGTTGGCATTATGCACTGTAGACCAGAACTTGATGGGGTGAGGGTACCGCAGCCTGGCTGGTGTCTAAATACCCTGAGATGACAGGCACTGTGCTGTGTTTTAAATGGTGCCTATAATAACTCTGTGAAGAAAATGGGACTATCATCCCTGCAGTtcagaaagggaaactgaggcccaggagagTTAAATAACAAGCCCAGGAACACACAGTAGGAAAAGGTATAGATTTGGTTCAATGATCAGAAGCATTTAGCCACAGAcatcccatgatttttttttttttttgtactggggattgaacccactgttCATCCTCAGCCTCATCCCCaggcctttgtattttttgtttagagacagggtcttgctgagttgcttaggaccttcctatgttgctgaggctggctttgaaatttcgatcctcctgcctcagcctcttgagtctctgggattccaggtgtgcaccaccacgccggGTCTTCTGTGTACTTTTATTGCAGATCCTCAACAGAGGGGCCGGCACATGCTCATGGATATCGCCCAAGGGGGAAAAACTCTACTGTAAGCCCAAAACACAAAGGAGGGGAGTGCTTTAGTTAATGTTGGTCCGCTCATCAGGGCAGCAGTGAAGAGCTGCTCAGAATAAAGAACGCTCGGAAGATTATTTAATGAGATGAGGAAATGCAACATATTAAGCAGGAAAAAGAGAACATAGGAATAGAACTGTCACGATCGTTTGATATCATGCTCCCTCCCAAACATAAACAGAATAAAAGGAGTGGGAGGAGATGTTGTAGATTTTTGAGAGCGATAAGTGCTGTATCTGTGAATCCCCAAATTTGTAAACAGTGAGCAGGAGCGCAGAAGCCGCGAGGCTGAATATATCCTACCACTCTATATCTGGGCCTGTTGGTGTCTGTTGGTGTCTGTTGCTGCGGAACAAATTACTCCCAAACCTAGTGGCTGGCGTAAGCAACATTCATTATGGCACAGTTTCTGTGGGTTGGGAGCCTGGGCATGACACAGGCTGTGCTACTGTACTGGCGCAGGGTCTCACAGGGGGCTGCAGCCAAGGTTGGCCAGGTACAGTCACCCCAAGGCTCCACGTGGGAAAGGTCTGCTTCTGAGCTGCCCATGTGGTTCTGCAGACCCCAGAAGACCTATGTTGTGGTtgggatgtgagatgtccccccagaagctcacgtgtgagacaacgcgagaaggtttagaggagaaatgactgggttgtgagagccttaacccaatcagtgaaccaATCATCTGATGGGGTTAATTGAGTggggactggaggcaggtggggtgtggctagaggaggtggggcatgggGCGTGGCCTTGGGTACCTGTTTGTATTTGGCCAGTggagtctttctgcttcctgatcatcatgtgagccgcttctctgccacactcttccgtgACGGAGACGTCCTGCCTCACCTTAAGTCCCGAAGAGTGGAGCC
This portion of the Ictidomys tridecemlineatus isolate mIctTri1 chromosome 4, mIctTri1.hap1, whole genome shotgun sequence genome encodes:
- the Batf2 gene encoding basic leucine zipper transcriptional factor ATF-like 2 isoform X1; the encoded protein is MHLCGREVLLTGPDPPDCQKQLKKKQKNRVAAQRSRQKHTDKADALHQQYETLEKHNHTLRKEIQALQAELGWWTRTLQLHECVCRLDCGSRPAPEPAGCWAWPQQPLGQSTARGQHGCLKQKGLMQTPASSSPAQQLSPGPHSQDSPGLLPPLLPLLSLGPDMGTAHPAQLSLRPDLSAPPAGSGPLETSSKLGALLPSPPAQPAPPQPLGPEHPITGGLESSPHNPSAAPGPACLQRREPVLSAPDWQGPAGGPGPQPLLAFPLLSSAQVHF
- the Batf2 gene encoding basic leucine zipper transcriptional factor ATF-like 2 isoform X2; the encoded protein is MHLCGREVLLTGPDPPDCQKQLKKKQKNRVAAQRSRQKHTDKADALHQYETLEKHNHTLRKEIQALQAELGWWTRTLQLHECVCRLDCGSRPAPEPAGCWAWPQQPLGQSTARGQHGCLKQKGLMQTPASSSPAQQLSPGPHSQDSPGLLPPLLPLLSLGPDMGTAHPAQLSLRPDLSAPPAGSGPLETSSKLGALLPSPPAQPAPPQPLGPEHPITGGLESSPHNPSAAPGPACLQRREPVLSAPDWQGPAGGPGPQPLLAFPLLSSAQVHF